In a single window of the Nocardioides sp. L-11A genome:
- a CDS encoding LLM class flavin-dependent oxidoreductase yields the protein MTTSAATAVPTGAGSALTGVMLADAPGEVALARARAADRAGLESFHLADIGMDGDDQWPLLGALACITERIRLGLVTNPYTRRPAVTANAVRTLHELSGGRAFVCFARGGDRILASQGATAERPLTAIREAIELTRRICPGATTWIATKGPQTMELAARVADGVVLSGIPHGLLPEIVAGLRRTAERPLRISLSIPYGGGEEVADGGRARVALELGNMRPEYREAAGVPLDLIERVSAVLFGGGTLDEAARLVPDDVVRRFALVAPPDQVAARLAHLRTSAGLDVVEISSSALFTEDGTARIPELISMEAL from the coding sequence ATGACCACCTCGGCCGCGACCGCCGTACCGACCGGAGCCGGATCGGCGCTGACGGGCGTGATGCTCGCCGACGCCCCCGGCGAGGTCGCGCTGGCCCGGGCCCGCGCCGCCGACCGGGCCGGGCTGGAGAGCTTCCACCTGGCCGACATCGGCATGGACGGCGACGACCAGTGGCCGCTGCTGGGTGCGCTCGCCTGCATCACCGAGCGGATCCGGCTCGGGCTGGTGACCAACCCCTACACGCGGCGGCCGGCCGTCACCGCGAACGCCGTGCGCACCCTGCACGAGCTCAGCGGAGGCCGGGCGTTCGTCTGCTTCGCCCGGGGTGGCGACCGGATCCTGGCCAGCCAGGGCGCGACCGCCGAGCGCCCGCTCACCGCGATCCGCGAGGCGATCGAGCTGACCCGCCGGATCTGTCCCGGCGCGACGACGTGGATCGCCACCAAGGGCCCGCAGACCATGGAGCTCGCGGCCCGGGTCGCCGACGGCGTCGTCCTGTCCGGCATCCCGCACGGCCTGCTGCCCGAGATCGTCGCCGGCCTGCGGCGCACGGCCGAGCGCCCGCTGCGGATCTCGCTGAGCATCCCGTACGGCGGCGGCGAGGAGGTCGCCGACGGCGGCCGGGCCCGGGTCGCCCTGGAGCTGGGCAACATGCGCCCGGAGTACCGCGAGGCCGCGGGCGTGCCCCTGGACCTGATCGAGCGGGTCAGCGCCGTGCTCTTCGGCGGCGGCACCCTCGACGAGGCAGCCCGGCTCGTCCCCGACGACGTCGTCCGGCGCTTCGCCCTGGTGGCGCCGCCGGACCAGGTGGCGGCCCGGCTCGCGCACCTGCGGACGTCCGCCGGTCTCGACGTCGTCGAGATCTCATCCTCCGCGCTGTTCACCGAGGACGGTACGGCGCGGATCCCCGAACTGATCAGCATGGAGGCACTGTGA
- a CDS encoding amidohydrolase family protein, translating to MRVLLSRARLAGGRPTDSLADVLVEDGRVVATEAAGTLDGVDGVDGVDHIDLDGRLLLGAFAEPHAHLDKAGTVDDVANPAGDLSGAVAAWRAHRSTLSVEDIARRARSAALDALRRGTTAIRTHVDVGPGVELRGVDALVAVRAELRDLVDVQIVVMSYPLSGDPDAAAAARRRLEEALERGADLVGGTPHGEPDPAAAMSVALDVADRFGRGVDLHMDEHLRPSLDVVELARLKRAGFAHPVAASHLSSLAMRTEAEQHDVARVLAEAGVDVIACPATNLYLQARDRPSAPPRGLTAVRALLAGGVRVAGGGDNVQDPFNPLGSGDPLDSAQLLVLAGHVPPDQAVTMVGDGARAVLGLPAAGVTVGALADLVAVRAGSVREVVAERSADRIVLRRGRVVARTTQTAEVAW from the coding sequence GTGAGGGTCCTGCTGAGCCGGGCCCGGCTGGCCGGCGGTCGGCCGACCGACTCCCTCGCCGACGTTCTCGTCGAGGACGGGCGCGTGGTGGCGACCGAGGCCGCCGGGACGCTCGACGGGGTCGACGGGGTCGACGGGGTCGACCACATCGACCTCGACGGACGGCTGCTGCTCGGCGCCTTCGCCGAGCCGCACGCGCACCTCGACAAGGCCGGGACGGTCGACGACGTCGCCAACCCGGCCGGCGACCTGTCCGGAGCCGTGGCGGCCTGGCGCGCCCACCGCTCGACCCTGTCGGTCGAGGACATCGCCCGGCGGGCCCGGTCCGCCGCCCTGGACGCGCTGCGGCGCGGCACCACCGCGATCCGCACCCACGTGGACGTCGGTCCCGGCGTCGAGCTGCGCGGCGTCGATGCGCTGGTGGCGGTCCGCGCCGAGCTGCGCGACCTGGTCGACGTCCAGATCGTCGTGATGTCCTACCCGCTGTCCGGCGACCCCGACGCCGCCGCGGCGGCCCGCCGCCGTCTCGAGGAGGCGCTGGAGCGCGGCGCGGACCTGGTCGGGGGTACGCCGCACGGCGAGCCCGATCCGGCGGCGGCGATGAGCGTCGCGCTGGACGTGGCCGACCGGTTCGGCCGGGGTGTCGACCTGCACATGGACGAGCACCTGCGTCCCTCGCTCGACGTCGTGGAGCTCGCCCGGCTCAAGCGCGCCGGGTTCGCGCACCCGGTCGCGGCGAGCCACCTGTCCAGTCTCGCGATGCGCACGGAGGCCGAGCAGCACGACGTCGCCCGGGTGCTGGCGGAGGCGGGCGTCGATGTGATCGCGTGCCCGGCGACCAACCTCTACCTCCAGGCCCGGGACCGGCCGAGTGCGCCGCCACGGGGGCTCACCGCCGTCCGTGCGCTGCTGGCCGGGGGCGTGCGCGTCGCCGGCGGCGGCGACAACGTCCAGGACCCGTTCAACCCGCTGGGCAGCGGCGATCCGTTGGACAGCGCGCAGTTGCTGGTGCTCGCCGGCCACGTCCCACCCGACCAGGCGGTGACCATGGTCGGAGACGGGGCCCGAGCGGTCCTCGGCCTGCCCGCGGCCGGAGTCACCGTGGGCGCGCTCGCCGACCTGGTCGCCGTACGGGCGGGCTCGGTGCGCGAGGTCGTCGCCGAACGCTCGGCGGACCGGATCGTGCTGCGCCGCGGGCGGGTCGTCGCGCGCACCACGCAGACCGCCGAGGTGGCGTGGTGA
- a CDS encoding dipeptide/oligopeptide/nickel ABC transporter permease/ATP-binding protein yields the protein MSTTGTTGSTTGSTTATTGASPTGPGAGRPGWGRVPSAVAVAASRGRVWRRYRADRTAMIASLFLLAIVVVGVLAPWLAPHDPTQQDLVNAYAGPSGQHWLGTDELGRDELSRMIDATRTSLLAIGEAIAIASALGIPIGLAAGFLGGWVDRIVMRLTDLLFALPALVLVMLVIAIFGTGLVTSMAALGVVFATGFVRVTRNAVLAVRSATYVEAAQVIGLSTPTIIVRHVLPNALGPIVVQVVTQAGVVVTVEASLSFIGLGVQPPQASWGTLLATAATSIHAATSLLIVWPGVAIAVTVLALNLVGDGLLSAIQPGRERARPRRTRRAAVVATPALPAGVVTPPPGDGDALLHVDRLTVGVGTDGPTLVSDVSFAIRPGEVVGLVGESGCGKSTIALALMGLLDDQRLVTGGSIRLGERELVGLPEREWQGIRGSEIAMVFQNPLASLNPTMTIGDQVAEPLRLAGTSARAAREQAIALLDQVGVTDPARRAGQYPHMLSGGMAQRAMIAMAVAGRPKLLIADEPVTALDVRVREQVLDLLLDLRDELDLAVLLVTHDLGVVADACDRTVVAYAGQVVEQAPVEDLFDRPLHPYTHGLLGARPTRLAVERLTTIPGAVPLPGRWPAGCRFQPRCAHAHDACAQGPVDLALVTAEHAARCVISQEAPWN from the coding sequence ATGAGCACGACCGGCACGACGGGCTCCACCACCGGCTCCACCACCGCGACCACCGGCGCGTCGCCCACCGGCCCGGGAGCCGGACGCCCCGGCTGGGGCCGGGTGCCCTCCGCGGTCGCCGTGGCCGCGTCGCGGGGCCGGGTCTGGCGCCGCTACCGGGCCGACCGGACCGCGATGATCGCGTCCCTCTTCCTGCTGGCGATCGTGGTCGTCGGGGTGCTGGCACCCTGGCTGGCACCGCACGACCCGACCCAGCAGGACCTGGTCAACGCGTACGCCGGCCCGAGCGGGCAGCACTGGCTGGGCACCGACGAGCTCGGTCGCGACGAGCTGAGCCGGATGATCGACGCCACCCGGACCTCGCTGCTGGCGATCGGCGAGGCGATCGCCATCGCGTCCGCCCTCGGCATCCCGATCGGGCTGGCCGCCGGCTTCCTCGGCGGCTGGGTCGACCGGATCGTGATGCGGCTGACCGACCTGCTCTTCGCGCTGCCCGCGCTGGTGCTGGTGATGCTGGTCATCGCCATCTTCGGCACCGGTCTGGTGACCTCGATGGCCGCCCTCGGCGTCGTCTTCGCCACCGGCTTCGTCCGGGTCACCCGCAATGCGGTGCTCGCCGTGCGCTCGGCGACCTATGTCGAGGCAGCGCAGGTGATCGGGCTCTCCACCCCGACGATCATCGTGCGCCACGTCCTGCCCAACGCGCTCGGCCCGATCGTGGTCCAGGTGGTCACCCAGGCCGGTGTCGTGGTGACGGTCGAGGCGTCGTTGAGCTTCATCGGCCTCGGTGTCCAGCCGCCGCAGGCCAGCTGGGGAACCCTGCTCGCGACGGCGGCGACCAGCATCCACGCGGCCACCTCGCTGCTCATCGTCTGGCCCGGAGTCGCGATCGCGGTGACCGTCCTCGCCCTCAACCTGGTCGGCGACGGCCTGCTGTCGGCGATCCAGCCGGGCCGCGAGCGAGCCCGGCCGCGCCGTACCCGCCGAGCGGCCGTCGTCGCCACGCCCGCCCTCCCCGCCGGCGTGGTCACGCCACCGCCCGGCGACGGAGACGCGCTGTTGCACGTCGACCGGCTCACCGTCGGCGTGGGGACCGACGGACCGACCCTGGTCTCCGACGTGTCCTTCGCGATCCGGCCCGGCGAGGTCGTCGGCCTGGTCGGAGAGTCGGGCTGCGGGAAGTCGACCATCGCGCTGGCCCTGATGGGCCTGCTCGACGACCAGCGCCTGGTGACCGGCGGCTCGATCCGGCTCGGCGAACGCGAGCTGGTCGGCCTGCCCGAGCGGGAGTGGCAGGGGATCCGTGGCAGCGAGATCGCCATGGTCTTCCAGAATCCGCTCGCCAGTCTGAACCCGACGATGACCATCGGGGACCAGGTCGCCGAGCCCCTGCGGTTGGCGGGCACGAGCGCCAGAGCCGCGCGGGAGCAGGCGATCGCGCTGCTCGACCAGGTCGGCGTGACCGATCCGGCCCGGCGAGCGGGCCAGTACCCCCACATGCTGTCGGGCGGCATGGCCCAGCGCGCCATGATCGCGATGGCCGTCGCGGGTCGCCCGAAGCTGCTGATCGCGGACGAGCCGGTCACCGCGCTCGACGTACGGGTCCGCGAGCAGGTCCTCGACCTGCTCCTCGACCTGCGCGACGAGCTGGACCTGGCGGTCCTGCTGGTGACCCACGACCTCGGGGTCGTGGCGGACGCCTGCGACCGGACGGTCGTCGCGTACGCCGGCCAGGTGGTCGAGCAGGCGCCGGTCGAGGATCTCTTCGACCGCCCACTGCACCCGTACACGCACGGTCTGCTCGGGGCCCGGCCCACCCGGCTCGCCGTCGAGCGGCTGACGACGATCCCGGGCGCGGTGCCGCTGCCGGGCCGGTGGCCCGCGGGCTGCCGCTTCCAGCCCCGGTGCGCGCACGCCCACGACGCCTGCGCGCAGGGCCCGGTCGACCTCGCCCTCGTCACCGCCGAGCACGCGGCACGCTGCGTGATCTCCCAGGAGGCACCGTGGAACTGA
- a CDS encoding ABC transporter permease, translating to MRSAILARLAALPLVVLALSALVFFLVALVPGDVATTFAGPQATADQVEQLRRDLGLDQPVLGQYVAWLTDAVRGDLGRSLANGTPVGEMLAARLPVTLSLTIAGTVAAVLIGVPAGIAAGLRPGGLLDRLVTGLSAIGVAFPSFWLGLLLVGLFALRIPVFPATGYVSFAESPTQWLARIVLPAVALGVTPAAVLARQMRSSLVEVMGSAYVRTARAKGVPAGAIVRRHALRNAAGPMVTQLGFWVTIMLGTSLIVEQVFSLPGIGGAMAHAIMQGDTPVLLGLAVVLVVLVVAINLVVDLVLMWLNPKARTA from the coding sequence ATGCGCTCAGCGATCCTCGCGCGGCTCGCCGCGCTGCCCCTCGTGGTCCTGGCCCTGTCCGCGCTGGTCTTCTTCCTGGTCGCCCTGGTGCCGGGGGACGTGGCGACGACGTTCGCCGGCCCCCAGGCCACGGCGGATCAGGTCGAGCAGCTCCGGCGCGACCTCGGCCTGGACCAGCCCGTGCTCGGACAGTACGTCGCCTGGCTGACCGACGCCGTACGCGGTGACCTCGGTCGCTCGCTGGCCAACGGCACACCGGTCGGCGAGATGCTGGCGGCCCGTCTGCCGGTGACCCTGTCACTGACGATCGCGGGCACGGTGGCGGCAGTGCTGATCGGCGTGCCCGCGGGGATCGCGGCCGGACTGAGGCCCGGCGGCCTGCTCGACCGGCTGGTCACCGGCCTGTCGGCGATCGGCGTCGCGTTCCCGTCCTTCTGGCTGGGACTCCTGCTGGTCGGCCTGTTCGCCCTGCGCATCCCGGTGTTCCCGGCGACGGGCTATGTGTCCTTCGCCGAGAGCCCGACGCAGTGGCTGGCCCGGATCGTGCTCCCGGCGGTGGCGCTGGGCGTCACCCCGGCGGCCGTCCTGGCCCGGCAGATGCGCAGCTCCCTGGTGGAGGTGATGGGCAGCGCCTACGTCCGCACCGCGCGGGCCAAGGGCGTCCCGGCCGGCGCGATCGTGCGCCGACATGCGCTGCGCAACGCCGCCGGCCCGATGGTCACCCAGCTCGGCTTCTGGGTCACGATCATGCTCGGCACGTCGCTGATCGTGGAGCAGGTCTTCTCGCTGCCGGGCATCGGCGGCGCCATGGCCCACGCCATCATGCAGGGCGACACGCCCGTGCTGCTCGGCCTGGCCGTGGTCCTCGTCGTCCTGGTCGTCGCGATCAACCTCGTCGTCGACCTCGTCCTGATGTGGCTGAACCCGAAGGCGAGGACGGCATGA
- a CDS encoding FCD domain-containing protein → MAATPGPESVRSARAFELAVESVIDYIERSRVSVGSRLPGVAELAEALDVSKPTVRQALAALQESGMLAVRRGGGAGVYLISELAPVFVISSDVLHEEQIVEALTARRVIEGAVTLHALQVATDQDLAEIDRSVALMVEHVDDPVLGARAHAKFHRAVARASQSRQLVDATHAINRLLAPVRATYPPAGKDDRTTLVVHRRQAEVMRDRDAEALGVVMDEHFRQLEDVVAARRGVSWADLWGPAGPPTGLRLAL, encoded by the coding sequence ATGGCAGCCACCCCCGGTCCCGAGTCGGTGCGTTCGGCGCGGGCCTTCGAGCTCGCGGTCGAGAGCGTGATCGACTACATCGAGCGCTCCCGGGTCTCCGTCGGCTCCCGGCTGCCGGGGGTGGCCGAGCTCGCCGAGGCGCTCGACGTCTCGAAGCCGACCGTGCGCCAGGCCCTGGCCGCCCTCCAGGAGAGCGGGATGCTGGCGGTCCGCCGCGGCGGCGGCGCCGGGGTCTACCTCATCTCGGAGCTGGCCCCGGTCTTCGTGATCTCCAGCGACGTGCTGCACGAGGAGCAGATCGTGGAGGCGCTGACCGCCCGCCGGGTGATCGAGGGGGCCGTCACACTGCACGCGCTGCAGGTCGCGACCGACCAGGACCTCGCCGAGATCGACCGCTCCGTGGCGCTGATGGTCGAGCACGTCGACGACCCGGTGCTCGGCGCGCGGGCGCACGCCAAGTTCCACCGCGCGGTCGCCCGCGCCAGCCAGAGCCGGCAGCTCGTCGACGCCACCCACGCGATCAACCGGTTGCTGGCGCCGGTGCGGGCGACGTACCCGCCCGCCGGCAAGGACGACCGCACCACCCTCGTGGTGCACCGCCGGCAGGCCGAGGTGATGCGCGACCGCGACGCCGAGGCGCTCGGCGTCGTGATGGACGAGCACTTCCGCCAGCTGGAGGACGTCGTGGCCGCGCGGCGCGGTGTGTCCTGGGCGGACCTGTGGGGTCCGGCCGGCCCGCCGACCGGGCTGCGGCTCGCGCTGTGA
- a CDS encoding MFS transporter: MTPATRRGSRWGPRALLLVVGVAVLAFNLRPALVAVGPLTGQLRADTGLTAAATSMLTTLPLLFFAVLSPLAPGLARRIGLERALVASVLVLLAGCAVRLVPSIPALYLGSAVIGIGIAAANVLVPVVIKRDLADHLGAAMALYSVTLSLGAAGAAGAAVPLGHALGLDWRGALGLWGIPAVLAGGLWLAIQRRAGSRPQVTPVDVPSATVRVWRSPTAWAVAAYFGLQSAVFYTLTAWLPEVLHDAGLDETAAGVMTGVLSASGVAGALVLPLLAVRARSQRLLAALCAAVIGTGIAGLALAPGSGVVGWTVLLGLGCGGAVGLALTLFALRARRPAGAAALSGMAQSMGYALAALGPLLIGVLHDRTGGWGAPLAALILASALLAGVGVLAGADRYVDDPA; the protein is encoded by the coding sequence GTGACCCCCGCCACGCGCCGGGGGAGCCGATGGGGGCCGCGCGCGCTGCTGCTGGTCGTCGGCGTGGCGGTGCTCGCCTTCAACCTGCGTCCCGCACTGGTGGCCGTCGGGCCGCTGACCGGGCAGCTGCGCGCCGACACCGGACTCACCGCCGCCGCGACGAGCATGCTGACCACGCTGCCGCTGCTGTTCTTCGCCGTGCTGTCGCCCCTCGCCCCCGGGCTGGCGCGCCGGATCGGCCTGGAGCGGGCACTGGTCGCCTCGGTGCTCGTGCTGCTGGCCGGCTGCGCCGTCCGACTGGTGCCCTCGATCCCCGCCCTGTACCTGGGCTCCGCAGTGATCGGGATCGGCATCGCGGCGGCCAACGTCCTGGTCCCGGTGGTCATCAAGCGCGACCTCGCCGACCACCTCGGCGCCGCCATGGCGCTGTACTCCGTGACCCTCAGCCTCGGGGCGGCCGGTGCCGCCGGGGCCGCGGTGCCGCTCGGGCACGCGTTGGGGCTCGACTGGCGTGGCGCCCTCGGGCTGTGGGGGATCCCGGCCGTGCTCGCCGGCGGGCTGTGGCTGGCCATCCAGCGGCGGGCGGGCTCGCGTCCGCAGGTGACCCCCGTCGACGTACCGTCGGCGACGGTGCGGGTCTGGCGGTCGCCGACCGCGTGGGCGGTCGCGGCCTACTTCGGCCTGCAGTCGGCGGTGTTCTACACGCTGACGGCCTGGCTGCCCGAGGTGCTGCACGATGCCGGCCTGGACGAGACGGCGGCCGGCGTGATGACGGGTGTGCTGAGTGCCAGCGGCGTCGCCGGCGCCCTCGTCCTCCCGCTGTTGGCCGTCCGCGCGCGGTCCCAACGGCTCCTGGCCGCCCTCTGCGCGGCGGTCATCGGGACCGGCATCGCCGGCCTGGCGCTCGCTCCGGGGTCGGGAGTGGTGGGGTGGACCGTGCTGCTCGGGCTGGGCTGCGGCGGCGCGGTCGGGCTCGCGCTGACCCTCTTCGCCCTCCGCGCCCGACGGCCCGCCGGAGCCGCCGCCCTGTCCGGCATGGCGCAGTCGATGGGCTACGCCCTGGCGGCGCTGGGGCCGCTGCTGATCGGCGTCCTCCACGACCGGACCGGCGGGTGGGGCGCCCCCCTGGCGGCGCTGATCCTCGCGTCGGCGCTGCTGGCCGGGGTCGGCGTGCTGGCCGGGGCCGACCGGTACGTCGACGACCCGGCGTGA
- a CDS encoding ATP-binding cassette domain-containing protein — MELNTPAAAVPLVDVRDLAVEFSTSGIPLIRPAWSVRAVQDVSFTIGAGETVGMVGESGSGKSTIGRILLGLTAPTRGRVSFDGHAYAAGGRLPRELRSQIQAVFQDPGGSLNPVRTVGDAIGEPVRLHQGLRGAERDRKVAELLELVGLGGSDAHRYPDEFSGGQQQRIAIARALASRARLIVCDEPVAALDVSTQAQVINLFADIQAELGVSYLFIGHDLDVVAHISDRLVVLYRGRIVEEGPTERVFGQPAHPYTRMLLDATPVADARRQRARRAARRAAEAAAADSAVTGTDGAADDPAATADPGCAFRARCPVAIDICRTVTPPLVPVPDGGAAACHLVPSGATVPVLTTTKGTSS; from the coding sequence GTGGAACTGAACACCCCCGCGGCCGCCGTGCCGCTCGTCGACGTCCGCGACCTCGCCGTCGAGTTCAGCACCAGCGGCATCCCGCTGATCCGCCCCGCCTGGTCGGTGCGCGCGGTCCAGGACGTCAGCTTCACCATCGGCGCGGGCGAGACCGTCGGCATGGTCGGCGAGTCCGGCTCGGGCAAGTCGACCATCGGCCGGATCCTGCTCGGGCTCACCGCCCCCACCCGGGGTCGGGTCAGCTTCGACGGCCACGCGTACGCCGCCGGCGGGCGGCTGCCGCGCGAGCTCCGCAGCCAGATCCAGGCGGTCTTCCAGGACCCCGGCGGGTCGCTCAACCCGGTCCGCACGGTCGGCGACGCGATCGGCGAGCCGGTGCGGCTGCACCAGGGCCTGCGCGGCGCGGAGCGCGATCGCAAGGTCGCCGAGCTCCTGGAGCTGGTCGGCCTCGGCGGGAGCGACGCGCACCGCTACCCCGACGAGTTCTCGGGCGGGCAGCAGCAGCGGATCGCCATCGCCCGGGCCCTGGCCAGCCGGGCCCGGCTGATCGTGTGCGACGAGCCGGTCGCGGCCCTCGACGTGTCCACGCAGGCGCAGGTGATCAACCTGTTCGCCGACATCCAGGCCGAGCTCGGGGTCTCCTACCTGTTCATCGGTCACGACCTGGACGTGGTGGCGCACATCAGCGACCGGCTGGTCGTGCTCTACCGCGGCCGGATCGTCGAGGAGGGCCCCACCGAGCGGGTCTTCGGCCAGCCGGCGCATCCCTACACCCGGATGCTGCTCGACGCCACCCCGGTCGCCGACGCGCGACGCCAGCGGGCCCGGCGGGCCGCGCGGCGTGCGGCGGAGGCGGCCGCGGCGGACAGCGCGGTCACCGGGACCGACGGTGCCGCGGACGATCCGGCCGCGACGGCCGACCCGGGCTGCGCCTTCCGGGCCCGCTGCCCGGTCGCGATCGACATCTGCCGGACCGTGACCCCGCCGCTGGTCCCCGTTCCCGACGGCGGCGCGGCCGCCTGCCATCTCGTCCCCTCCGGCGCCACCGTGCCGGTGCTGACCACCACGAAGGGAACCTCGTCATGA
- a CDS encoding BMP family ABC transporter substrate-binding protein, with the protein MSTTKKIRVGWIHRATHAESSNGWLRGHELGRAALEAALGDRVDTEVVVGAGRGEGFVAAARDFGERGFDLVFACDSRGGLEVLPVAAEYPATRYMHNQGVDLAPNFGTFRDARDEHAYVSGLLCGGMSRSGQLGCIGGAPGPTDLQIANAWALGVRAANPDAVIHDRWVGSYFADDQVERERAAVLDLVDLGVDTFGGTLVEMPTITALASELGLWSMGRDPRSIDQPSVLDVAYVDWAPFYIAEAQAVLDGRWRARHVYLRARDGVVRNSPPSSVVPAEVAARALDAAERLRAGTLDIWRGPIKDHTGRVRVPAGQTLADVYDGPAPEPDLPADAAYLTSVQAAWLVEGFVGTVDPEQEWLAVAAETRAL; encoded by the coding sequence GTGAGCACCACGAAGAAGATCCGGGTCGGCTGGATCCACCGCGCGACCCACGCGGAGTCGTCGAACGGCTGGCTGCGCGGCCACGAGCTCGGCCGCGCGGCCCTGGAGGCCGCTCTCGGCGACCGGGTGGACACCGAGGTCGTGGTCGGCGCCGGCCGGGGCGAGGGATTCGTCGCCGCGGCCCGCGACTTCGGCGAGCGCGGCTTCGACCTGGTCTTCGCCTGCGACAGCCGCGGCGGGCTCGAGGTGCTGCCGGTCGCCGCCGAGTACCCCGCGACCCGGTACATGCACAACCAGGGCGTGGACCTGGCCCCGAACTTCGGCACCTTCCGCGACGCGCGCGACGAGCACGCCTACGTCTCCGGCCTGCTCTGCGGCGGGATGAGCCGCTCCGGTCAGCTCGGCTGCATCGGCGGCGCCCCCGGCCCGACGGACCTGCAGATCGCCAATGCCTGGGCGCTCGGCGTGCGCGCCGCCAACCCCGACGCCGTCATCCACGACCGCTGGGTGGGCAGCTACTTCGCGGACGACCAGGTCGAGCGGGAGCGTGCGGCGGTGCTGGACCTGGTCGACCTCGGCGTCGACACCTTCGGCGGCACGCTGGTCGAGATGCCGACCATCACGGCGCTGGCCTCGGAGCTGGGTCTGTGGTCGATGGGCCGTGACCCCCGCTCGATCGACCAGCCGTCGGTCCTCGACGTCGCCTACGTCGACTGGGCCCCGTTCTACATCGCCGAGGCGCAGGCTGTGCTCGACGGGCGGTGGCGCGCCCGGCACGTCTACCTGCGGGCGCGCGACGGCGTCGTACGCAACTCGCCGCCGTCGTCGGTGGTGCCCGCGGAGGTGGCGGCGCGAGCGCTGGACGCCGCGGAGCGGCTGCGGGCGGGCACCCTCGACATCTGGCGCGGACCGATCAAGGACCACACCGGCCGGGTCCGGGTCCCCGCCGGCCAGACCCTCGCCGACGTGTACGACGGCCCGGCTCCCGAGCCCGACCTGCCGGCCGACGCGGCGTACCTCACCTCGGTGCAGGCGGCCTGGCTGGTCGAGGGCTTCGTCGGGACCGTCGATCCCGAGCAGGAGTGGCTCGCGGTGGCCGCGGAGACCCGTGCTCTCTGA
- a CDS encoding alpha/beta hydrolase → MTPTDEAWRALSPADLAREYSPSSMVASIDAELDVYAAASDAARSRHPHTEHAYGPGARQRLDLFHPGGITPVPVLVFVHGGYWQAESKERACGAAPDVLAAGAAYVAVEYTLAPAASLAQIVAECRAALSWLIGHAAELGIDPARIHLAGSSAGAHLAALLALDDPAALGPGAEIRTASLLSGVYDLRPLVGTYVNDPLGLDEPTAWELSPLSRVHASDVALVVTWAEHETAEFKRQSRAFAAAWQAFGNRVDVIPDAPRCNHFDLPLDLAAPATALGRTVRGLLHG, encoded by the coding sequence GTGACACCGACCGACGAGGCATGGCGGGCCCTGTCGCCGGCCGACCTGGCGCGGGAGTACTCGCCGAGCTCGATGGTCGCCTCCATCGACGCCGAGCTCGACGTCTACGCCGCGGCCAGCGATGCCGCCCGGAGCCGACACCCGCACACCGAGCATGCCTACGGTCCGGGCGCGCGTCAGCGACTCGACCTGTTCCATCCCGGTGGCATTACGCCGGTGCCGGTCCTCGTCTTCGTGCACGGCGGCTACTGGCAGGCCGAGTCCAAGGAGCGCGCCTGCGGTGCGGCACCGGACGTCCTGGCCGCGGGTGCGGCGTACGTCGCGGTCGAGTACACCCTCGCTCCGGCGGCCTCCCTGGCGCAGATCGTGGCGGAGTGCCGCGCAGCACTCTCCTGGTTGATCGGGCACGCCGCGGAGCTGGGCATCGACCCGGCGCGGATCCACCTCGCGGGCAGCTCGGCGGGCGCCCACCTGGCGGCGCTGCTGGCCCTCGACGACCCCGCGGCGCTCGGACCCGGCGCCGAGATCCGGACCGCGTCGCTGCTCAGCGGCGTCTACGACCTGCGCCCGCTGGTCGGCACCTACGTCAACGACCCACTCGGCCTCGACGAGCCGACCGCGTGGGAGCTCAGCCCGCTGTCCCGCGTCCACGCGTCCGACGTTGCGCTGGTCGTCACCTGGGCCGAGCACGAGACGGCGGAGTTCAAGCGCCAGAGCCGGGCGTTCGCCGCGGCCTGGCAGGCGTTCGGCAACCGGGTCGATGTCATCCCGGACGCGCCGCGGTGCAACCACTTCGACCTGCCTCTCGACCTGGCCGCTCCCGCGACCGCGCTGGGGCGGACGGTCCGCGGGCTGCTGCATGGTTGA